From one Triticum urartu cultivar G1812 chromosome 3, Tu2.1, whole genome shotgun sequence genomic stretch:
- the LOC125543025 gene encoding acyl transferase 7-like has protein sequence MAAVNKSVERLAQRLVAPAEPTPVGPLRLSWLDRYPTQMALIESLHVFKPTLDRDVSGSPASTIERALAQALVNYYPLAGRLGFTEEGGLLQVDCGGDGSGVWFTEAVAGCALEDVEYLEHPMMIAKDELLPPTPAQEEDVRKLVLLVQVTTFACGGFVVGFRFSHAVSDSPDAAQFMAAVGELARGQRLEGLAVEPQWGREAIPDPADAVVGSLPSPAGAKSLEYLAMDISADYIGHFKSQYNTEHAGSWCSAFEVLVTKAWQSHTRAAGFEPESTVHLCFAMNARPLLHATLPRAGAGFYGNCYYIMLVSAPAGKVSGSSIPEVVKIIKDGKRRMPSEFARWATGEAGADDGEDPYQITSDYRMLLVSDWTRLGFAEVDYGWGPPAHVVPLMNLDYITTCILVKPWAHKPGARLITQCVTPNRVAAFHQGMLDMN, from the coding sequence ATGGCGGCGGTGAACAAGTCCGTCGAGCGGCTGGCGCAGCGCCTGGTGGCACCGGCCGAGCCCACGCCGGTTGGCCCGCTCCGCCTGTCCTGGCTCGACCGGTACCCTACCCAGATGGCGCTCATCGAGTCGTTGCACGTCTTCAAGCCGACTCTTGATCGGGACGTCTCCGGCAGCCCGGCGAGCACCATCGAGCGGGCTCTGGCGCAGGCCCTGGTGAATTACTACCCTCTCGCGGGACGCCTGGGGTTCACGGAGGAAGGTGGGCTACTGCAGGTCGACTGCGGCGGCGATGGCAGCGGCGTCTGGTTCACGGAGGCCGTGGCTGGTTGCGCCCTGGAGGACGTGGAGTACCTGGAGCACCCGATGATGATAGCCAAGGACGAGCTGCTCCCGCCCACGCCTGCCCAGGAGGAGGACGTGCGCAAGCTCGTCCTGCTCGTCCAGGTGACCACATTCGCCTGCGGCGGCTTCGTCGTCGGCTTCCGCTTCAGCCACGCCGTCTCCGACAGCCCCGACGCCGCGCAGTTCATGGCCGCCGTCGGCGAGCTCGCCCGCGGCCAGAGACTGGAAGGCCTGGCGGTGGAGCCGCAGTGGGGCCGTGAGGCCATCCCCGACCCGGCCGACGCTGTCGTCGGCAGCCTGCCGAGCCCCGCGGGCGCCAAGAGTCTTGAGTACCTCGCCATGGACATCTCCGCGGACTACATCGGTCATTTCAAGTCCCAGTACAACACGGAGCACGCCGGCTCCTGGTGTTCGGCGTTCGAGGTGCTGGTGACCAAGGCGTGGCAGAGCCACACCCGCGCGGCGGGGTTCGAGCCGGAGTCCACCGTGCACCTCTGCTTCGCCATGAACGCCCGGCCGCTCCTGCACGCCACGCTCCCACGCGCCGGCGCCGGGTTCTACGGCAACTGCTACTACATCATGCTCGTCTCCGCGCCCGCAGGCAAGGTGTCCGGCTCCTCGATCCCGGAAGTGGTGAAGATCATCAAGGATGGCAAGAGGCGGATGCCGTCGGAGTTCGCGCGGTGGGCGACCGGGGAGGCCGGCGCCGACGACGGCGAGGACCCGTATCAGATCACGTCGGACTACCGGATGCTGCTGGTGTCGGACTGGACGCGGCTCGGGTTCGCGGAGGTGGACTACGGCTGGGGGCCGCCGGCGCACGTCGTGCCCCTGATGAACCTGGACTACATCACGACGTGCATCTTGGTGAAGCCGTGGGCGCACAAGCCAGGGGCGCGGCTCATCACCCAGTGCGTGACGCCCAACCGCGTCGCCGCCTTCCACCAGGGAATGCTCGACATGAACTGA
- the LOC125543026 gene encoding uncharacterized protein LOC125543026 — protein MGHSSPGHRVILAQHSAKEERAAREKGKWSTELSSYAHLSAEELQSGFLNRLHSNRDYEAGLVNLMKERYEAELSNRDARTADLQENVKSQQAEAAKAKEELTKALTAMEKLKESFNKERADWETEKAGLTKRAEDAEAALKPVVDELTGLKRQINAMTSAIFGTRIAHLGTDMRMKLKAAYTLIEQLYSGSQHAICTAAYNKPAPSLIKETLDKLAMLPARITELKKSAARAGALTALIRAKAWIPDLEADDIIKGYPGVKEDGSNFDNDDLRRLTIEMRPIASKLAEDTDLSHFQPAYDLEGKRQPAEIH, from the exons atgggccacagctctcctggccatcgTGTAATATTAGCTCAACACAGTGCCAAAGAGGAACGTGCTGCCAGGGAAAAGGGTAAATGGAGCACTGAGTTATCAAGTTATGCTCATCTTAGTGCTGAAGAACTTCAGTCCGGTTTcttaaaccgtctgcactcaaaccgtgactatgaagccggtttggtgaacttgatgaaggaacgctatgag GCCGAGCTAAGCAATAGAGATGCTCGAACGGCTGATTTGCAAGAGAAcgtgaagtcccaacaagcagaagctgcgaaagccaaagaggagctgactaAAGCCCTGACAGCGATGGAAAAGCTAAAAGAGTCTTTTAACAAGGAACGCGCTGACTGGGAAACCGAGAAggccggtttaaccaaaagagccgaggatgccgaagcagccctgaagccagtTGTAGATGAACTAACTGGTTTGAAGCGGCAAATCAACGCCATGACATCCGCCATTTTTG GCACTCGTATTGCTCATCTGGGCAcggatatgcggatgaagcttaaagcggcttaTACCTTGATTGAACAGCTGTACTCTGGATCCCAGCATGCTATTTGCACTGCGgcttataacaaaccggcgccaTCACTGATAAAGGAAACTCTGGACAAGCTAGCCATGTTACCAGCCCGGATTACTGAACTGAAGAAGTCAGCCGCAAGAGCAGGAGCGCTGACCGCACTAATCCGGGCCAAAgcatggattccagatcttgaagcggatgacatcattaaaggatatccaggtgtgaaggaggacggttcaaacttcgacaatgatgatctccgaaggctAACAATAGAGATGCGGCCAATAGCCAGCAAACTGGCAGAAGATACAGACTTATCTCATTTCCAGCCGGCTTACGACCttgaagggaaaagacagcctgccgaaatccattaa